One genomic window of Paenibacillus xylanilyticus includes the following:
- a CDS encoding DUF5071 domain-containing protein translates to MINDARLNFILSSKEYLPYLPELLEGIQDINWPNAYRIVEFLNKHDVEVAPYVKTILLTEDTVWRYWMLTKLVSKWSKNTVEIVKSELLVIAELLDIYEETDLESLDILLTKGIVDWTDVRSMVVAKEETIHSGLSGFTTEQIEEFNELENLRQEIIQTDISLFSRYVHENEQTLKMKNKYATLSNYLVSLESLKIKHIGTD, encoded by the coding sequence ATGATAAACGATGCAAGGCTTAATTTCATATTGAGTTCAAAAGAATATCTGCCATACCTCCCTGAATTGCTGGAAGGAATCCAAGATATCAACTGGCCTAATGCATATCGTATCGTTGAATTTTTGAATAAGCATGATGTGGAAGTAGCTCCTTATGTGAAAACAATTTTATTAACTGAGGATACGGTATGGAGATACTGGATGCTTACCAAGCTAGTCTCAAAGTGGTCAAAAAATACCGTTGAAATAGTCAAAAGTGAACTTCTTGTCATTGCGGAACTATTGGATATCTATGAAGAGACTGATCTGGAGTCTCTGGATATTCTATTGACAAAGGGAATCGTGGATTGGACTGATGTTAGGTCAATGGTCGTAGCAAAAGAAGAAACAATACATAGTGGATTGTCAGGCTTCACGACAGAACAAATAGAAGAATTTAATGAGCTTGAAAACCTTAGACAGGAAATAATACAAACAGACATTAGCTTATTTTCACGATATGTCCATGAAAATGAGCAAACATTGAAAATGAAAAATAAATATGCGACATTATCAAATTACCTTGTTTCTTTAGAAAGCTTGAAAATTAAACATATAGGCACCGATTAA
- a CDS encoding GNAT family N-acetyltransferase: MFPFQVNESIVINLIQPQERDELYTLIDENRMHLREWLLWVDKRQSPEDLDPVIEMWKQNYEDQNGFDAGLWFDGKLVGMIALHYIDWKNKVTSIGYFLAASAEGQGIITKSITRLLDVLFNEMKLNRVIIQCAETNLKSRSIPKRVGFINEGISREAQWLHDHYENIVTYSMLSSDWNR; this comes from the coding sequence TTGTTTCCGTTTCAAGTGAATGAATCGATAGTAATCAATCTAATTCAACCGCAAGAAAGAGATGAACTGTACACATTAATTGATGAGAACAGAATGCATCTTCGAGAATGGTTGCTATGGGTGGATAAGCGGCAATCCCCAGAAGACTTAGATCCAGTAATAGAGATGTGGAAACAAAATTATGAAGATCAAAACGGCTTTGATGCTGGCTTGTGGTTCGATGGTAAACTGGTTGGAATGATCGCATTACATTATATTGATTGGAAGAATAAAGTAACTAGTATTGGATATTTTTTAGCGGCATCAGCGGAAGGTCAAGGGATTATTACCAAAAGTATCACAAGGCTACTGGATGTCTTATTCAATGAAATGAAATTAAATCGTGTAATTATACAATGTGCAGAAACTAACCTTAAAAGCAGATCGATACCAAAACGGGTTGGTTTCATCAATGAGGGGATTTCTAGAGAAGCGCAATGGCTTCATGATCATTATGAGAATATTGTTACATATAGTATGTTATCGAGTGATTGGAATCGGTAG
- the yqeK gene encoding bis(5'-nucleosyl)-tetraphosphatase (symmetrical) YqeK codes for MNRILKPYVLNVELSNDLSQNIHSFFEAHNDPETLKHTLDVAAEAKRVAGLFGADPEKAEQAGLLHDISNVVPVSEMLNLAKALAVEIMDEEYKYDRIIHQKLSKAMAKEIFHINDQEILSAIECHTTLKPHSSLLDKVLFISDKISWNLPGEHGYLQEIRDKVDESNLNDGILIYLNHVWEQRSKLKLVHPWLIEAREELLELNR; via the coding sequence ATGAATCGAATTCTTAAGCCATATGTATTGAATGTGGAATTATCCAATGATTTAAGTCAAAATATTCATTCATTCTTCGAAGCACATAATGATCCAGAAACCCTGAAACACACATTAGACGTTGCCGCAGAAGCAAAGCGAGTGGCCGGATTATTTGGAGCCGACCCTGAAAAGGCAGAACAAGCTGGATTATTGCACGATATTAGTAATGTGGTTCCAGTAAGTGAAATGCTAAATCTGGCAAAGGCATTAGCGGTAGAAATCATGGATGAAGAATATAAGTATGATAGAATCATTCACCAGAAGTTATCTAAAGCTATGGCAAAAGAAATATTTCATATCAATGATCAAGAAATACTAAGTGCAATCGAATGTCATACCACGCTTAAACCACATTCTAGTTTACTGGATAAAGTACTTTTCATTTCAGACAAAATATCTTGGAATTTACCGGGAGAGCATGGTTACCTGCAAGAGATACGAGATAAAGTAGATGAATCCAATCTCAATGATGGAATACTCATCTATTTGAACCATGTATGGGAACAACGTTCCAAGCTTAAATTAGTACATCCCTGGCTTATAGAAGCGAGAGAAGAATTGCTAGAATTGAATCGATAA
- a CDS encoding GNAT family N-acetyltransferase, producing MPQFPVLETARFVLREIKQEDSRDLFHYFSSHEVTKFYDVESFTSVEQAEELIHRWNDRFNQEQAIRWGITLKSENKVIGTCGFHSWAKNHYKAHIGYELAPKYWGQGYMSEAIQRITEFGLSHLGLNRIEAYVEPNNKGSRKLLENIGFREEGILKEHYYWKNQFVDTVIYALLKRQFLHP from the coding sequence ATGCCTCAATTTCCCGTATTAGAGACAGCTCGGTTCGTATTAAGAGAGATTAAACAAGAAGATTCAAGAGATCTATTTCATTATTTTTCTTCACATGAAGTGACGAAGTTTTATGATGTAGAGAGTTTTACGAGTGTTGAACAAGCGGAAGAGCTCATTCATAGATGGAATGATCGGTTTAATCAAGAACAGGCCATTCGCTGGGGAATTACGTTGAAATCGGAGAACAAGGTGATTGGCACATGTGGATTTCATAGTTGGGCGAAAAATCATTACAAAGCTCACATAGGCTATGAATTAGCACCTAAGTATTGGGGACAAGGGTATATGAGCGAGGCGATCCAACGAATCACTGAATTTGGATTAAGCCATCTTGGATTAAACCGAATTGAAGCCTATGTAGAGCCAAATAATAAGGGATCCAGAAAGTTGCTTGAGAATATTGGATTCAGAGAAGAAGGAATTTTAAAGGAACATTATTATTGGAAGAATCAGTTTGTGGATACGGTTATCTATGCTCTATTGAAGAGGCAGTTTCTACATCCTTGA
- a CDS encoding HAD-IIIA family hydrolase yields MLKPNLDIKAVFMDRDGTIGSTGHFIHPRDFELYPNAQEAIALLKKNGIKVFAITNQYRISRGEATFQEFEEQFSEYGFDQSYICPHEQECSCRKPKPGMLLEASQQHHLDLSRCIVI; encoded by the coding sequence ATGCTGAAACCAAATTTGGACATAAAAGCTGTTTTTATGGACAGAGATGGAACCATCGGTAGCACAGGCCACTTTATTCATCCTAGAGATTTTGAATTATACCCTAATGCACAAGAAGCTATAGCGCTTCTGAAGAAAAATGGAATCAAGGTATTTGCTATAACGAATCAGTATCGGATATCGCGTGGAGAGGCAACGTTCCAAGAGTTTGAAGAACAATTTAGTGAATACGGATTCGATCAATCCTATATTTGCCCACATGAACAAGAATGCAGCTGCCGAAAACCCAAACCGGGCATGTTGTTAGAGGCTTCACAGCAGCACCATCTAGATTTATCAAGATGTATCGTTATTTGA
- a CDS encoding DUF4085 family protein gives MKYLTKEWYELCQQTHLHFGMRVHSGAQQMDEELYLRLYKRKEKEHVKFQRDVYNVDPRFMLEQDGAVLVRAEKFISGDEVSEEDTMVYHMPTEEREHIEKLIANYDARPPFDELGSKQEFKGNVEWNCENKIAQLPKEIYDQIADIRVFSLGYCTKKVMLQLKKQSKLNEAQMQLISKEYREAQLAEPIPEHIRNQVHFHDCTVTELVSDSDLVIRFDTRGGFTNLNKITFIAPEIIKQEGIIVGRYWLYQELYCIENGYELHMLFDGEEMSELIIQCQDIVVEEE, from the coding sequence ATGAAATATCTTACAAAAGAGTGGTATGAACTTTGCCAACAAACACATCTCCATTTTGGTATGCGAGTACACAGCGGAGCCCAACAAATGGATGAAGAGCTTTATCTTCGATTATATAAAAGAAAAGAAAAAGAGCATGTAAAGTTTCAACGCGATGTTTACAATGTCGATCCCCGTTTTATGCTGGAGCAGGATGGTGCGGTTCTGGTGCGTGCGGAGAAATTTATTAGTGGGGATGAGGTATCGGAAGAGGATACGATGGTTTATCATATGCCGACTGAGGAAAGAGAGCATATAGAGAAATTAATTGCAAATTACGATGCGAGGCCACCTTTTGATGAGTTGGGCAGCAAACAAGAATTTAAAGGTAATGTGGAATGGAACTGCGAAAACAAGATTGCACAATTACCGAAAGAGATCTATGACCAAATTGCAGATATTCGTGTATTTTCCCTGGGTTATTGCACTAAAAAAGTCATGCTGCAGTTGAAAAAACAGAGCAAATTAAATGAGGCTCAAATGCAGCTGATCTCGAAGGAATATAGAGAGGCGCAGCTAGCTGAACCTATTCCTGAACATATTCGTAACCAGGTCCATTTTCATGATTGCACCGTGACGGAATTGGTCTCGGATTCGGACTTGGTCATTCGATTCGATACCCGTGGAGGGTTCACGAATTTAAATAAGATTACGTTTATTGCACCTGAGATCATCAAGCAAGAAGGGATCATTGTCGGTAGGTACTGGCTCTATCAAGAACTATATTGTATCGAAAATGGATATGAACTACATATGCTTTTTGATGGTGAAGAAATGTCTGAACTGATTATTCAGTGCCAGGATATTGTTGTAGAAGAAGAGTAA
- a CDS encoding NUDIX domain-containing protein → MSMSDYYKNLRAKIGNDLIFMPGVAGIIRNEHGEILFGRKHNESTWGLIAGAIEIGETPAQAMVREALEETGLVVEPKKIIGVYGGEGQRFTYHNGHQVEYLTIVFECRILSGQLTSNSEEMKDLQFFREHERPPLANHYPDYIFSSNQEERAHFDR, encoded by the coding sequence ATGAGCATGTCTGATTACTATAAGAACCTTAGAGCTAAGATTGGGAATGATCTCATATTTATGCCAGGTGTGGCTGGTATTATTCGAAATGAACATGGAGAGATTCTATTTGGACGTAAACACAATGAATCAACATGGGGGCTAATTGCTGGAGCAATTGAGATTGGTGAAACACCAGCACAAGCGATGGTCAGAGAAGCATTGGAGGAGACAGGTCTTGTCGTTGAACCCAAAAAGATCATTGGTGTCTACGGCGGAGAAGGTCAACGTTTTACATATCATAACGGTCATCAAGTTGAATATCTAACCATTGTATTTGAATGCAGAATCCTATCGGGGCAATTAACATCAAATAGTGAAGAGATGAAGGATTTGCAATTTTTCCGTGAGCATGAACGTCCACCTTTAGCCAATCATTACCCGGATTACATTTTCAGTTCCAATCAAGAAGAACGAGCACATTTTGATAGATAA